In Monodelphis domestica isolate mMonDom1 chromosome 4, mMonDom1.pri, whole genome shotgun sequence, one DNA window encodes the following:
- the COL8A1 gene encoding collagen alpha-1(VIII) chain isoform X2: protein MAVSLTPLQLLGVVILIYLSFIRFIHGGAYYGIKQLPPQIPPQIPQYQPLGQQVPHMPLGKDGLPMEIPLASLRGEQGPRGEPGPRGPPGPPGIPGHGIPGIKGKPGPQGYPGIGKPGMPGMPGKPGGMGMPGAKGEIGPKGEIGPMGMPGPQGPPGPHGLPGVGKPGGPGLPGQPGPKGEPGPKGQPGLPGLQGPKGEKGFGMPGLPGLKGPPGMHGPPGPVGLPGIGKPGVTGFPGPQGPLGKPGLQGEPGPQGPIGVPGIQGPPGVPGVGKPGQDGIPGRPGFPGGKGEQGLPGLPGPPGQPGIGKPGFPGSKGDRGIGGLPGALGPRGEKGPIGAPGMGGPPGEPGLPGIPGPMGPPGAIGFPGPKGEGGAMGPQGPLGPKGEPGLQGFPGKPGFLGEVGPPGMRGLPGPIGPKGEAGHKGLPGIPGAPGLIGPKGEPGIPGDQGLQGPSGIPGIGGPSGPIGPPGIPGPKGEPGLPGPPGFPGVGKPGVAGLHGPPGKPGALGPQGQPGLPGPPGPPGPPGPPAVMPPTPPAHGEYLPEMGPGIDGVKTPHAYGGKKGKNGGVAYEMPAFTAELTTPFPPVGAPVKFDKLLYNGRQNYNPQTGIFTCEVPGVYYFAYHVHCKGGNVWVALFKNNDPMMYTYDEYKKGFLDQASGSAVLQLRPGDRVFLQMPSEQAAGLYAGQYVHSSFSGYLLYPM, encoded by the coding sequence AAATACCATTAGCCAGCTTAAGAGGAGAACAAGGTCCTCGTGGTGAACCTGGCCCAAGAGGACCTCCTGGACCTCCAGGTATACCAGGCCATGGAATACCAGGAATCAAAGGAAAGCCAGGGCCACAGGGCTACCCAGGGATTGGCAAACCAGGTATGCCTGGAATGCCAGGAAAACCTGGAGGCATGGGAATGCCTGGGGCAAAAGGTGAAATAGGACCAAAAGGAGAAATTGGACCTATGGGAATGCCAGGACCACAAGGACCTCCAGGGCCTCATGGACTTCCTGGTGTTGGAAAGCCAGGTGGTCCAGGGTTACCAGGACAACCAGGACCAAAGGGTGAACCAGGACCCAAAGGACAGCCAGGACTTCCTGGTCTTCAAGGCCCTAAAGGAGAAAAGGGCTTTGGGATGCCAGGTTTGCCAGGACTTAAAGGTCCCCCTGGGATGCATGGACCTCCTGGACCTGTGGGGCTTCCAGGAATAGGCAAACCAGGGGTGACAGGATTCCCAGGGCCACAGGGTCCTCTTGGTAAACCAGGCCTTCAAGGTGAACCAGGACCCCAGGGCCCTATAGGTGTACCTGGGATTCAAGGACCACCTGGTGTACCCGGAGTTGGAAAGCCAGGTCAGGATGGCATCCCTGGACGACCTGGATTTCCTGGTGGTAAAGGGGAACAAGGACTACCCGGGTTGCCAGGACCTCCTGGCCAACCAGGGATTGGGAAACCAGGTTTCCCAGGGTCTAAAGGTGACCGAGGTATAGGGGGTCTTCCTGGGGCTCTTGGACCTAGAGGAGAGAAAGGGCCAATAGGTGCACCTGGAATGGGCGGGCCTCCAGGTGAGCCAGGCCTGCCTGGAATTCCAGGTCCCATGGGACCACCAGGTGCTATTGGTTTCCCAGGGCCCAAAGGAGAAGGGGGAGCTATGGGGCCACAAGGACCACTGGGTCCCAAAGGTGAACCAGGGTTACAGGGTTTCCCAGGGAAACCAGGCTTCCTTGGTGAAGTGGGACCCCCAGGCATGAGAGGTTTGCCAGGTCCAATCGGACCCAAAGGGGAAGCGGGGCATAAAGGTTTACCAGGTATCCCTGGAGCTCCTGGGCTCATTGGACCCAAAGGAGAACCAGGAATCCCAGGTGACCAAGGTTTACAAGGCCCATCTGGAATTCCAGGAATTGGAGGACCAAGTGGTCCCATTGGACCTCCTGGAATCCCAGGCCCCAAAGGAGAACCAGGGCTACCAGGTCCTCCTGGATTCCCTGGGGTAGGAAAGCCTGGGGTAGCAGGACTGCATGGACCCCCAGGGAAGCCTGGGGCTCTTGGTCCTCAAGGCCAGCCCGGCCTTCCAGGACCcccaggacctccaggtcccccaggTCCTCCAGCTGTGATGCCTCCCACACCACCAGCCCATGGAGAATATTTGCCAGAAATGGGGCCAGGGATTGATGGAGTGAAAACCCCCCATGCCTATGGgggcaaaaaaggcaaaaatggagGTGTAGCTTATGAGATGCCTGCATTTACAGCTGAGTTGACCACGCCCTTCCCACCAGTGGGGGCCCCAGTAAAGTTTGACAAACTGCTCTACAACGGCAGACAGAACTACAACCCACAGACTGGCATCTTCACCTGTGAAGTCCCTGGTGTCTACTACTTTGCATACCATGTCCACTGCAAAGGGGGAAATGTATGGGTGGCTTTGTTCAAAAACAATGACCCAATGATGTACACTTACGATGAGTACAAAAAGGGCTTTCTGGACCAGGCGTCAGGGAGTGCTGTGCTACAGCTTAGACCCGGAGATCGGGTTTTTCTCCAGATGCCCTCAGAGCAAGCTGCAGGACTCTACGCTGGACAATACGTCCATTCCTCTTTTTCAGGATATTTATTGTATcccatgtaa